In Paraburkholderia caribensis, a single window of DNA contains:
- a CDS encoding Y-family DNA polymerase — MRVFLAVHLPKLSLEVFRPRWSPEPGHGSAVLERDKVAIADGAARAAGVRLGMKRGGVLTVSPETLLYERDIARENATQREVGIALMKFSPDVALLDEATVLVEVGGSLRLFGGLLPLCRQAKAILDALGLTARISAAPTGQGAWLLAKHGNRRVLKLASLERVLEPLPMLAVPEIRSFADWFSGLGCESIADVRRLPRAGLQRRCGEHLLDSLDRAFGTAPELFDWLELPPTFSARLELPDRLEHADGAVFAAHRLIVQLCGWLCAKQLAVTAITLSFEHERGREAMAPTSIDIALGEAAWREDHLLRLVKERLHRLTLEAPAIVVRLDASKVDAAMPATDQLFPQPGGSPADHARLIELLIARNGEENVLRPAPTADYRPEIANRWVSINHVEKKMELPKGLPRPTWMLATPVRLLMRQHRPFYGSPLKMVSPGERIEAGWFDGALVTRDYFVMQGEDRSCYWVYYERVSSRDAEEEPRWFLHGLFG; from the coding sequence ATGCGCGTCTTTCTCGCCGTCCACTTGCCGAAGTTGTCGCTCGAAGTTTTTCGACCGAGGTGGTCGCCTGAGCCCGGGCACGGCAGCGCGGTATTGGAGAGAGACAAGGTCGCGATCGCCGACGGCGCGGCCCGTGCAGCGGGCGTGCGGCTCGGGATGAAGCGCGGTGGCGTGTTGACGGTGTCGCCGGAAACGCTGCTGTACGAACGCGACATCGCACGTGAGAACGCCACGCAACGCGAGGTCGGCATCGCGCTGATGAAGTTTTCGCCCGACGTCGCGCTGCTCGACGAAGCGACGGTGCTCGTCGAAGTCGGCGGGAGCCTACGGCTTTTCGGCGGCCTGTTGCCGTTGTGCCGTCAGGCGAAGGCGATTCTCGACGCGCTCGGTCTGACGGCGCGCATCAGCGCCGCGCCGACCGGGCAGGGCGCATGGCTGCTGGCGAAACACGGTAACCGGCGCGTGCTGAAACTCGCATCGCTCGAGCGCGTGCTCGAGCCGCTGCCGATGCTCGCCGTACCGGAAATCCGTTCGTTTGCCGACTGGTTCAGCGGTCTTGGCTGCGAATCGATTGCAGACGTCCGCCGTTTGCCGCGCGCGGGCCTGCAGCGGCGCTGTGGCGAGCATCTGCTGGATTCGCTCGATCGCGCGTTCGGCACCGCGCCGGAACTGTTCGACTGGCTCGAGCTGCCGCCCACGTTCAGCGCGCGCCTCGAATTGCCCGATCGTCTGGAGCATGCGGACGGCGCTGTGTTTGCCGCGCATCGGCTGATCGTGCAGTTGTGCGGCTGGCTGTGCGCGAAACAGCTGGCCGTGACGGCGATCACGCTGTCATTCGAGCATGAGCGCGGCCGCGAAGCCATGGCGCCGACGTCGATCGATATCGCCTTGGGCGAGGCCGCGTGGCGCGAAGATCATCTGCTGCGTCTTGTGAAGGAGCGGTTGCATCGTCTCACGCTGGAGGCGCCTGCCATCGTGGTGCGGCTCGATGCATCGAAGGTCGACGCAGCCATGCCCGCCACCGATCAACTGTTCCCTCAGCCGGGTGGATCACCGGCGGATCACGCGCGGCTGATCGAACTGCTGATCGCGCGCAATGGCGAAGAGAACGTGCTGCGTCCCGCGCCGACGGCCGATTACCGGCCTGAAATCGCGAACCGCTGGGTGTCGATCAATCACGTGGAAAAGAAAATGGAGTTGCCCAAAGGCTTGCCGCGCCCGACATGGATGCTGGCCACGCCCGTGCGTCTGCTCATGCGCCAGCATCGGCCGTTTTATGGCTCGCCGTTGAAGATGGTATCGCCGGGTGAGCGCATCGAAGCGGGCTGGTTCGATGGCGCGCTCGTCACGCGTGATTATTTCGTCATGCAAGGCGAAGACCGTAGCTGCTATTGGGTTTATTACGAGCGCGTCAGCAGCCGCGATGCCGAAGAGGAACCGCGCTGGTTCCTGCACGGTCTGTTCGGATGA
- the imuA gene encoding translesion DNA synthesis-associated protein ImuA has translation MSSTATRAEEIHPSLWRASQLARGGRRTLDTGYPALSTELPGGGWPIGALVDLLVQVPGVGEMRLLRPALSSLGDRPIALVQPPHIPDGLGLDYIGLSLDRLLQVKAPKSSDAFWSAEQILRAGTCGAVILWAQHAQASSLRRLHLAAQSSETLFIMVRPLASAQDSSPALLRLALRPSADGLMVDIVKRRGPTRAEPLSIPLQPTPVLFSRHARLSRRPLAEVVARSFSTEVVA, from the coding sequence ATGTCATCCACAGCCACGCGTGCCGAAGAGATTCACCCATCGCTATGGCGAGCCTCGCAGCTCGCACGCGGCGGGCGGCGCACGCTCGACACCGGCTATCCCGCGCTATCTACCGAGTTGCCCGGCGGTGGCTGGCCCATCGGTGCGCTGGTCGACTTGCTGGTTCAGGTGCCGGGAGTGGGTGAGATGCGCCTGCTGCGGCCTGCATTGAGCTCACTGGGTGATCGTCCCATCGCGCTGGTCCAGCCGCCGCATATTCCAGATGGACTGGGCCTCGATTACATCGGGCTCTCGCTCGACAGGCTGTTGCAGGTCAAAGCGCCCAAAAGCTCTGATGCCTTCTGGTCCGCCGAGCAGATTCTGCGCGCCGGCACTTGCGGCGCAGTCATCTTGTGGGCGCAACATGCGCAGGCGTCATCGCTGCGTCGTCTGCATCTGGCGGCGCAGTCTTCCGAGACGCTTTTCATCATGGTCCGGCCGCTCGCCTCGGCTCAGGACTCATCGCCGGCTTTACTGCGGCTGGCGTTGCGACCTTCGGCCGATGGTCTGATGGTCGACATCGTGAAACGACGAGGCCCAACACGCGCGGAGCCTCTATCGATTCCTCTTCAACCCACCCCCGTTCTGTTTTCCCGTCATGCGCGTCTTTCTCGCCGTCCACTTGCCGAAGTTGTCGCTCGAAGTTTTTCGACCGAGGTGGTCGCCTGA